In a genomic window of Glycine max cultivar Williams 82 chromosome 13, Glycine_max_v4.0, whole genome shotgun sequence:
- the LOC106794137 gene encoding uncharacterized protein: MASLLMIPCQHLLLKKLQRHCHRKAASNSIRSEKTSSFSFRSNANVPFHELPGASFDQYMDDKHRVLRAVFSDDKGTTKQLNEEEWRIKMPPIQCLFLSVNPTADVRLTFRSNGEDYPPEIPHHVPKVLELHFIRWELQGLNSFYKDPYQISIDVRGSLYPERKGKHSWLKNQMVMTITFCASPAIAFIPENVLQDAIELIFKTVWDEMKHEFHGRLLEDYNRFKRNKSKKNSV, from the exons ATGGCAAGCCTTCTCATGATTCCTTGCCAGCATCTATTGCTAAAGAAGTTGCAAAGGCATTGTCATAGAAAGGCAGCATCAAACTCCATTAGGAGTGAGAAAACTTCCTCATTCAGTTTCAGAAGCAATGCCAATGTTCCTTTTCATGAATTGCCTGGG GCTTCCTTTGATCAATACATGGATGACAAGCACAGAGTGCTAAGAGCTGTGTTTTCTGATGACAAAGGAACAACTAAACAGCTcaatgag GAAGAGTGGAGGATCAAAATGCCTCCCATACAATGCTTATTTTTGAGTGTCAATCCAACAGCAGATGTCAGGTTAACATTCAGGTCTAATGGAGAAGATTATCCACCTGAAATTCCTCATCATGTCCCCAAAGTTCTTGAGCTTCACTTT ATAAGGTGGGAGCTACAGGGCCTGAATAGCTTCTACAAGGATCCTTACCAAATCAGCATAGATGTTAGAGGTTCTTTATACCCAGAAAGGAAGGGAAAACATAGTTGGCTCAAGAATCAAATGGTGATGACGATAACCTTTTGTGCTTCTCCAGCAATAGCTTTCATTCCTGAAAATGTCTTACAAGATGCCATAGAGCTG ATTTTCAAAACAGTGTGGGATGAAATGAAGCATGAATTCCATGGTAGACTATTGGAAGATTATAACAGGTTCAAGAGAAACAAATCCAAGAAGAACTCTGTATAA